CTGCAGGAGCTACTTCTCTGGAAAAAAGTTCCAGAGCTTTCTTCTGTTTGTGGTGGACGGCCATCCAAATCACTGCCTCTCTGgagccctgcacacacacacacaccatgaaaCACACTATTATTAAAGTAGAATGTAACAGACAGAATGCTCAGCAGCTAGAAAGAACCTAAAGCAGTTCTCAGCAGTGTGTGTTACCTTGGTGTCAGCGTTGGGACCATAAGTGTCCTCAGCTCCCAGGACCTGGACGTTGACGGAGCTGAAATCTTCCATTCCCAGCTGCTTGAACATCCGCTTCGTgctacacacgcacacacacgttaaagCCAGATCAGCCACCcgaaacagacacacacacacacacacacacactaactgcTGCCTCCCGTACACACCGTTTGATGATGGTGTCCGCCGTCCGTCTGGCCTTTTCTGTGGCTCTCGGCCCTCCAACTGGACAGACCGCCGTCGCCCTGAACCCGTCCATGTAGGTCGCACACACCTGGAGGTCGGGGCGACACGTTACAGCTTCATTTGTTTAACATGAAACTCGTtagtgtttcattttgaaaaggaagagagaagaaaaaaggtgaCTGCCTCACCTTGTAGTCATGTGACGGAGTGAAGCCTTTAGCACCGGTCACTTTGACAGCCCCTCCCTctacacctgaacacacacacacacacacacacacacacacacacacacacacacacacacacacacacacacacacacacacacacacacacacacacacacacacacacacacacacacacacacacacacgatcagtGACTCTCGACCGGTTCATTTTCTGTTCCCGTCTCCTTTCAAGCGGCGATAAGAGCAACAGGGTCGTGACACGGTCATACGAGGCCAACGGATTCAATTTGgacagaaatatttatatttccacCGACAACAAGAACAGAAAGTTCACATCCCAGAGTTGATGCAGAACTCCCACATAGTTTCCTCTGATGTCTGAGAGAATCCGCACAGTTCGACTGAGGATGTCTCAACATGTGAACTTTGAATAACCGAGTCTGACAATGTTGTAGAAACCAGGaggaaaaaatatacatttataattttctattttattaagAACTTACTACAGAACACTGTGACTTGTTCATCAGGCCAAATAAAGAGTCTTCTACTCTGGGATTAGTGTCATGGTGCAACTTTTAGCTACAAGCTAACTGGTGCCAGTTAGACAAACAGCATATCATCTGTAAAATGAGGGATTGAATATgagctttatttgtttataaagtgaCAACATGGtccatgtgactgatgagaaccaatcaggaagagatgCATCTTCTGCAAAgagtcacacacattcaaaggAATCTTAGTATAATTTTTAATGAGTGTATAGTAGAAGATATTTGCCTCCATTCAGTATTTTGTGACAGTAGAATATCATTTCTCTATTTAAGTGcgtaatttatttatttagttaggTGTCTacttagttagttagttagaaGTTACGAACAGTCGCCGCAGATCTGGAATGAAGAGCTGACGCTTCTGTTGAGGCTTTCAAATGTAGCAAACATCAGAGAGGTTGAGtaacgacaaaaaaaaaacactgaattaatgaCCAAACAGAGGAAAATCTAAACTTCTTATCAGCGAGCGGGAgttcagaggaggagcaggagaagtttctggagttcatgtgaGGGTGAGACGCCACAGCGGGGCCACGGGAAGAATAAATCACTATGGGCTGATACAGAGTTTATTGGAGGTTCAGAGGAAGGTGACGGGTTCAGTTCGGGGTGAACATGAAGTTGCAGACGCGTTTGTTTAAGGTCACCAGAGGAGCGTTCAGGGTTATGAAAACAGTGGACGGTTCAGCCTGTGGTCACGTCCTCAAATATGACTCtgcatgcgtgtgtctgtgtgtgtgtgtgtgtgtgtgtgtgtgtgtgtgtgtgtgtgtgtgtgtgtgtgtgtgtgtgtgtgtgtgtgtgtacctggtaTTTCCTTGATGGCCACCTGGCTGAAGTCACAGATGACGTCGGGCAGCAGGTAACGCCGTGGGTCGCCGATCTCGTACACCAGCTGCTCGGCCACCGTGCCGAAGGAGACGAGGCCGCCGGTTTTGGGCGGTTTGGAGAGAATGAAGGAGCCGTCCCTGGAGCACTCGACGACCGGGAAACCCATGTTGTccctgagagagaaacatgCCAACTGTGATGCAGAGATCTTACTCACCCTCTCGTTCCATTGGATGATTTGGAGCCCGACTGACTttccttcaccaaggaggttgcTCTCAttggtgtttgtctgttagcaggaaTGTGCATAAACTACTGAACCTATTTCGATGAAATTTTGAGGAGACGTGGAACATGACCCCAGCATGATCAgaagattttatttaattaatttctccAGATGTTTCCACGTCTGCGTTTCAACCGATACAATCACACTCAACCTTAACATGGAGGATCTGGGCTCGCTCTCACCAGTCAGGAACTTTGTGCCAGTCGGTGAAGATCCCTCCTGTACTCTGAGCGCCACACTCGATCAGGTGACCTGcaagactgacacacacacacacacacacacacacacacacacacacacacacacacacacacacacacacacacacacacacacacacacacacacacacacacacttcaataatattaataataaatataataaaatctcCTTCATGTTTGACAGTGTTTGGTAAAGTCTCGTATTGGAACAGTATCGAGGTTAAATCTGTACGATGCTGTCAACTTTGAAAGtcaaaaatatttcactttaaatatttgtcCCCGAAAAACTGTGAGGTCACATGGTCACATTCCAAACCAAAGAAAGAGACGCTGCTGTACGATAAAGTATGAATGgtatgttttaatgtgtgtgtgtgtgtttgtgtgtgtgtgtgtgtgtgtgtgtgtgtgtgtgtacctcccAGCTGCAAGTAGGTCATAGTCGTCCCTCTGCCAGCCAAACTGCAACAGATTAAAAAACCCAGACAGACGTTACATTCCTCAACTGatatctccacacacacactcacacacacagcttgtattaataaacacacaatcgGACACATCTGTACCGAAACGTCACACATGCAGCCTCTGTTCTCCAACTATTTACGTTACTTCCTGTGAGACAGAAACCTCCTGAAGTCCCTTCCTCTTCCGTTGAAGAATCTCCACAATGCCTTGCAAGGTGATTATTATCTACAGTATCGATCATTTGACAATTATTTCCTCGATCAATCAGTCAAAAAAGCCTCTTAAATGTGTCTTGTTTTATCCGAGATTTGGATAAATTAGCATCAACTGACTAATCtaatatttcatctttttctctcccctcccacATGCAACCTAATCAAGCGTACGGTGTGCATGAGCGGCCCCAGAGCCACCGCGCTGTCCACGCAGCGTCCCGTCACCACGATGTCGGCCCCGAGATCGAGACACCGCCGGATCGGACCAGcactgaaaacagagagagagagagagagagcaggagttTGACTCAGAGTCCACTCTGGTACctttcagttttaaaacaccattgttgctatggttacgcgAGGCAGAGGTTTGTAAACttgactcgactaccagcgcTGAGTACAAAGCGttgctaacacttcctgtcagtaacagttccacctcgtcatCCATGCAAGAAAAGAAATCTCTGTTCCAAATTTTCACCATCgctgtaactaagcaaccaactgcaaagaagacaatctacttcctgtttacatcacatgaccagtgcaCGTGAACACGCATGGGACATGTGTCAGTGAGGACGCAGCCCAGAGATCAGGCTGCGTGATCTTGAATAAACCTCAGATCAGATTGTGTGGTGCTCGTACCCGAGATAAGCGTTCATACTGTGGAGCGTTTTCGGTAACCGCTGTCTGCTGCCGCCGTCCGCCATCTTTACTTCAGCGAGGCTGCTTCTCTGACAGGAGACAATTCAGTTcataaaaaaatcatcatcCTTGTTAGAAATTACACATAAAACATGATCATGTTGGGGGGAGGGGTCTCACTTGGGGCATGAGGTCATCGCCGGTAACCACAGCGACCTTAAGGTCGAGGCCCGCCTTCTTGATGACTTCCTGTATGGCCTCGGCGCAGGCCAGAGGGTTCACGCCTCCTGCGTTACTGACGACACGAATACCTGCGACGAGGAGGCTGTGAGTCTGTGGTTACCATGGATACAGCCAAAACAACGTTCAAAGGCACAAGATAAAAGAAATAGTGTTTGGTGTAAATTAATCTGAAACTATTTTAAATAGTAGAATAATCATTCTGGTAATTTCTAAAGCAGAAATTACAAATATTACCTGGGTCCTGTTTCAGATTTACTGCTTTTATTTAgtcttacatttttaaaacagcacATTTGTTTCTAGCAAACGGAACCCTACGTTATTTATAGATTAATCCAGAAATTATgtatagaaaatagaaaatgtaaagatttCTTCACTCACCTTTCCTGTGGATGTCATTAATGAACGGAGCCAGAGCGACGTGGACGAAATCCGGAGTGTAGCCCAGATTCTACCCGAGGTCAGAGGACACAGTTTGTCAGGGAGTTTATCACATGATGTAAAGAAGAGTCAATACCGTCACAAAAACATGTTACAGAAAAGTTTTTGGTGAGGGAGGTATCCTTGTGTTACACAGATCGAAGGCAGTGaagaacaacacacagacagggctTGACCTACAGGCATCTTGGCCTTGGTGGCGGTGAGCAGAGACATGGTGATCTCACTGAGGTAGTCAAAAACCAGGAAGTCCAGCTTCCCGCTGTAGATCAGCTGAGGCACTGAGAACACACATAGATACACACAATAAATCAACGCACACGATGACCTCATTACTCTGCACAGTCGTTAGTCATGAACGCAACTTGTAACATGTATGAGCCGATGACAATGATGTCATTAAACACGTGTGATTTACTCCCTCAAGTCTCTCGTGGTTCTGATTCTCTTTTAAGGTAATAGAGGTTTTAGTTCATAATTTCAGTAGTTTGAGTGGCTGGAATGTTTTGATGTATAACTGTCTCCTTTCAAACGAAAACAAAAGGCATTTTATTGCAATttgtaagaaagaaaacatatagaaacataatgaaaacataagaATGTTCAGGGTCCTTGTATTGCATGTGTTGGTTCACTGTTGTTTATGGAGAAAATATAATGCTTTAAATGGACACTTGTAAACATTAACATGGTCAGTGgtgacaaataaacacacttaTGTGGTTTTTGGGGACAATTTACAACATTGTTATGTTTTTGGGGATAATTGAACACATTAATATGTTTTATAGGGATAGttgaaaacattattatattttttgggGATAGTTGAAAACATTAATATGTTTTTGGGGACCATTGAACACATTAATGTCTTTGGGGGACCATTGAGGACAGTGGAGCATCTGAGTGATGTCACATAAGTGTGTTTAAACCCATTAAagtgtgtatttgcagcacAGGGCTGCTCATGCTAAGCAGTTAGCTGGGacagtgtctgtctctgtaccTGAGGTCGCTGTGTCCCCCCAGAACCCGGAGGCACAGCCGATCCGGACCGGCTCGGTCCTGGCAGAGCCGGTGAAGCACCTGGAGCCGCTGCGGGTTTGACGGTGTGTGTTCGGGGGAAACGCGGCGGACGAGCTGCAGCGCAACAAGTTCGCGTCCGAAGACAAACTGACGAACTCTTCCGAGCGTCTGCGGCGCCACAGCTGCCTGAAGCCCGCAGGTCCGCTGCGGAGCCACCGTGCGAGAGGAGACATCGCGGATCAAAGGTACTTCAGGTGGAGGAACAGTGGGAACCAGCAGGAGATCAAAGCGACTAGTCTCAAGTTCAACGTACTCTGGTCCAGCCACGAAAACAGTCCGACGGGAAACACGGGACGGAAGGTTCCATGTCCCACCCGCGGCCCCGCTTTATTATGATCagttatttacttatttaacttttttaaaacctggTCACTTTTTCTCTGGTAGAAACTAAAAAGAACTAGCAACGATCATCATTTCTCATAAAGTTAggatttattatgaatatattgTTGGGTCTCTTAGGGGCTCAGTCACACAGGGGGGGGCTGTATAGTTTTCCCCATttcttttcaataaaaatattaaagagaGAATTtcctttatatatttgtatacatatatataaatacatacacacacatacacatctgcTGTGGTTACGTCCTGCACGGCATCACAAGAAGGAGCAGGATGGAAAATATCTGGTACTACTCGCCGACCTGATTTGTTTAGTGCTTATTGCTCTGAAATCGTCCATACACTTTtcataaacaaagaaaacactgaataaatcaTTATTGTCAAGAtagtggaaaataaacaaaggtAACCCTTGGGTTTTGCATCATGCAAAGAAGCTGCCTGATTTCCATCCACAGAGATGAACAACAATCATCATTACTCTGACAGGTCAGCTGTTcataaaaacagaatatttacatttaatcagTTGTCCGATGCTTTTATCCAGAGCAACATACGAGTGAGGAACAAGCTTCAGAGAGAAATATCAGATATAAATGCAGCTTACAAGGTTGGTCTATTCTTCATCTTTTAAACTTATTTAGATTGAGTAACATTTACGTTAAGGCCACGTAAGAACATTCTTACGATTCAAAGAATACATCCAGAGTAATGATGTGTTCTTTAATCAATATATAAGGTCAAATTCAAGGATTAGCATACTTTCATTTATTGTACAGAATTTGCTATGTATGTATTTTATGATAAATTTAAGTctcttttaaaatcattttaatttccaaACTTCAGGGACGCCACAGGCTGTTACACtggctgtttatttatttcaaattggaTATTTTCTGACCTCTCCTCAAAACTATTCCTCAATTATTCTGACTTGATTCTGACTTTATttcacaacacagcacagaaacTGACGGTTTATGTAACACACGAGTGCAGCGTTGACCGTAAGATTTATCATAAATGTTATTtgaattgtgtgttttacattttgacatttataGATGAGGCTACAGACACTGgactgttagcttagcatagtgACTTCCAGGCATCTTCCTGTGTTGGTGAGGGAGGTGGATTTTGTTTCCAATGAGCAGAGACAGATACAATAATGATTTGGTGCCTGATCTCTGGAAAAATTGACTCGACGTTAGCCTCTCTTCAGTGGCTGTTTAACAATTGCCTTCTCCTCCCTGTAGGCGCTGAATCGTCAAACATGCCGTTCAACTCGTCCTCCATCATCACCACACcatcccctctcctctgctcttcaaactcctctttctttcctatCATCTTCCCCTGCTTTGTAAAACACACCCCTAGCACCTCGATCTTCATCGCCTTCACCTTCATCAatgtcctcctccttcctctgtaCGTCCTCGTCCTCTGGATGGGTTTCCGTCGATGGAGATATCAGAGCTCTGCAGCATCAGGAACAATAAGCCACTCAGATGTCTTCACCTACCACATAGTCT
The genomic region above belongs to Hippoglossus hippoglossus isolate fHipHip1 chromosome 18, fHipHip1.pri, whole genome shotgun sequence and contains:
- the lratb.1 gene encoding uncharacterized protein lratb.1; its protein translation is MSPLARWLRSGPAGFRQLWRRRRSEEFVSLSSDANLLRCSSSAAFPPNTHRQTRSGSRCFTGSARTEPVRIGCASGFWGDTATSVPQLIYSGKLDFLVFDYLSEITMSLLTATKAKMPNLGYTPDFVHVALAPFINDIHRKGIRVVSNAGGVNPLACAEAIQEVIKKAGLDLKVAVVTGDDLMPQRSSLAEVKMADGGSRQRLPKTLHSMNAYLGAGPIRRCLDLGADIVVTGRCVDSAVALGPLMHTFGWQRDDYDLLAAGSLAGHLIECGAQSTGGIFTDWHKVPDWDNMGFPVVECSRDGSFILSKPPKTGGLVSFGTVAEQLVYEIGDPRRYLLPDVICDFSQVAIKEIPGVEGGAVKVTGAKGFTPSHDYKVCATYMDGFRATAVCPVGGPRATEKARRTADTIIKRTKRMFKQLGMEDFSSVNVQVLGAEDTYGPNADTKGSREAVIWMAVHHKQKKALELFSREVAPAGTGMAPGLTGIVGGRPRVSPVLKPFFFLHPKSELKADIHVDGQLVESLSEAGPDKNELEAPPTTADDAPDRDLPSGRYSYRLEELAYTRSGDKGDSANIGVVARHPLFFPYLKKHLTSSVVEEYFSHLLQPGVANAVTRFTLPGIHGLNFVLNSSLGGGGVASLRSDPQGKAFGQMLLDVKLRGLPDLKSLVD